A region of Candidatus Polarisedimenticolia bacterium DNA encodes the following proteins:
- a CDS encoding FtsX-like permease family protein: protein MLLSLVGGALGLLVASWSIDAMLGLFPADSGAASLSNSLDLRMLTFTFSASLFTALLSGLLPAARSTRLELASAIKEQGAGAGTAPGQVRLRKGLVTAQIAFTTLLLVAAGLFGLSLRQLLRVDVGMRVDELGTFSIEPALLGYTPDGTLALLDRIRQDCGALPGVAGATAAEIPVLADSSAGYNMTVEGYDGGPRGVQVANNWVGPRYFETMGVPILSGREFRESDTSESPKVAVINETFRRRYFVGRDPLGRRLAFGSGPDTRLDIEIVGVAADSKHTSVRQEKGPFVYLPYAQDPNLGSATFYVRSTLAFGTLVPALRGAVRRWDTVLPVSGVKTLSQQRDDSLSGQRLLAALSICFGLVAALLAAIGLYGTMTYTVLRRTSEIGIRMALGASARGVRALVLREAMTMAAIGLGVGLPAAWAAGGLARSLLFGIRPHDPFLLAAAALLLLAILLLAAYLPARRASRVDPLLALRTE from the coding sequence GTGCTGCTTTCGCTTGTCGGTGGCGCCCTCGGCCTGCTGGTTGCTTCGTGGTCGATCGATGCGATGCTCGGCCTGTTCCCGGCGGACAGCGGGGCCGCCTCGTTGTCCAACAGTCTCGATCTCCGCATGCTGACGTTCACGTTCAGCGCTTCTTTGTTCACCGCCCTGCTGTCCGGTCTGCTGCCGGCCGCCCGCTCCACGAGGCTGGAGCTGGCTTCCGCGATCAAGGAGCAGGGCGCCGGAGCTGGAACAGCGCCGGGCCAGGTGCGTCTCCGCAAGGGCCTGGTCACGGCCCAGATCGCTTTCACCACCCTCCTGCTGGTAGCCGCCGGACTGTTCGGCCTGAGCCTGCGGCAGCTCCTGCGGGTCGACGTCGGCATGCGGGTCGACGAGCTGGGAACCTTCTCGATCGAGCCCGCGCTCCTGGGCTACACGCCGGATGGGACCCTCGCGCTCCTGGATCGGATCCGTCAGGATTGCGGCGCCCTGCCCGGGGTGGCCGGCGCCACCGCCGCAGAGATCCCCGTGCTGGCGGACAGCAGCGCCGGATATAACATGACTGTCGAAGGCTACGATGGCGGGCCGCGCGGAGTCCAGGTCGCGAACAACTGGGTCGGGCCGCGCTACTTCGAGACGATGGGAGTGCCGATCCTGAGCGGGCGTGAATTCCGGGAGTCCGACACCTCGGAGAGCCCGAAGGTCGCCGTGATCAACGAGACTTTCAGGCGCCGCTACTTCGTCGGACGGGATCCGCTCGGCCGGCGGCTGGCCTTCGGATCCGGGCCGGACACGAGACTGGACATCGAGATCGTCGGCGTGGCGGCAGACAGCAAGCACACCTCCGTGCGACAGGAGAAGGGCCCCTTCGTCTACCTTCCCTATGCCCAGGACCCGAACCTCGGCTCGGCGACTTTCTACGTGCGCTCCACTCTTGCTTTCGGCACCCTGGTGCCGGCGCTGCGCGGGGCGGTCCGGCGCTGGGACACCGTCCTCCCCGTCTCCGGCGTCAAGACCCTGTCCCAGCAAAGGGACGATTCGCTCTCCGGCCAGCGTCTGCTGGCGGCGCTGTCGATCTGCTTCGGCCTCGTCGCCGCCCTGCTCGCGGCGATCGGGTTGTATGGCACGATGACCTACACCGTCCTGCGGCGGACTTCCGAGATCGGAATCCGCATGGCGCTCGGGGCGAGCGCGCGCGGCGTGCGTGCCCTGGTGCTGCGCGAGGCGATGACGATGGCCGCGATCGGCCTCGGTGTCGGTCTGCCGGCGGCGTGGGCGGCGGGAGGTCTGGCGCGCTCGCTGCTGTTCGGCATCCGGCCGCACGATCCGTTTCTCCTGGCCGCCGCGGCGCTTCTCCTCCTCGCCATCCTCCTGCTGGCCGCCTACCTGCCGGCCCGCCGCGCCAGCCGGGTCGATCCGCTTCTCGCCTTGAGAACCGAGTAG
- a CDS encoding MbnH family di-heme enzyme, with amino-acid sequence MVAGSFLLVALFLALGGATAARAAEPAERPSAPPAAYAWRLPPGFPVPLVPADNPQTQAKVDLGRLLFYEKSLSGNGSYSCASCHRQDLAFTDGRARALGSTGETHPRSAMSLANVAYSATLTWADARLRRLEDQALIPMVNDHPVEMGLAGREAEVLARLRASPGYPARFAAAFPQSSGPVTMANAARALAAFERTLLSGDSPYDRFVYRGDGAALSEPAKRGMKLFFSDRLHCSVCHGGFTFSGPVAFAGLRPIDPVFHNTGLYNLGGAGAYPEDDPGLWKITGKREDMGRFRAPTLRNIELTAPYMHDGSIATLEGVVDHYARGGRTITEGPYGGAGRDSPWKSELVAGFELDAPGRQDLVEFLRSLTDRSFLTDPSFSDPHAPPPDP; translated from the coding sequence GTGGTAGCCGGCTCCTTCCTCCTCGTCGCGCTGTTTCTCGCCTTGGGCGGCGCCACCGCAGCGCGCGCCGCGGAGCCCGCGGAGCGTCCTTCCGCGCCTCCGGCCGCGTACGCCTGGCGCCTGCCGCCGGGCTTTCCCGTCCCGCTGGTCCCGGCGGACAACCCGCAGACGCAGGCCAAGGTCGATCTCGGCCGGCTCCTGTTCTACGAAAAGTCGCTGTCGGGCAACGGTAGCTACTCGTGCGCCTCGTGCCATCGCCAGGATCTCGCTTTCACCGACGGGCGGGCGCGGGCCCTCGGCTCCACGGGCGAAACGCACCCGCGCAGCGCCATGAGCCTCGCGAACGTCGCCTATAGCGCGACTTTGACCTGGGCCGATGCGCGGCTGCGGCGGCTGGAGGATCAGGCCCTGATCCCGATGGTCAACGATCATCCGGTCGAGATGGGCCTCGCCGGACGCGAGGCGGAAGTGCTCGCCAGGCTGCGGGCCTCTCCCGGCTACCCCGCGCGGTTCGCCGCCGCCTTCCCTCAGTCCTCCGGCCCCGTCACCATGGCGAACGCGGCGCGGGCCCTCGCCGCGTTCGAGAGAACGCTGCTCTCCGGAGACTCCCCCTACGACCGGTTCGTCTACCGCGGGGACGGCGCGGCGCTCTCGGAGCCGGCCAAGCGCGGCATGAAGCTCTTCTTCTCGGACCGCCTCCACTGCTCCGTCTGCCACGGGGGATTCACCTTCTCCGGCCCCGTCGCGTTCGCCGGCCTGCGCCCCATCGACCCGGTCTTCCACAACACGGGGCTCTACAACCTCGGCGGGGCCGGCGCCTACCCCGAGGACGACCCGGGACTGTGGAAGATCACCGGAAAGCGGGAGGACATGGGGCGATTCCGCGCTCCCACCCTCCGGAACATCGAGCTGACGGCCCCCTACATGCACGACGGGAGCATCGCCACGCTGGAGGGAGTGGTCGATCACTACGCGCGCGGGGGAAGAACCATCACGGAGGGGCCCTACGGCGGAGCCGGCCGCGACAGTCCCTGGAAAAGCGAGCTGGTGGCTGGGTTCGAGCTGGACGCGCCCGGCCGCCAGGATCTGGTCGAATTCCTGCGAAGCCTCACCGATCGCTCCTTCCTGACCGATCCTTCGTTCTCCGATCCGCATGCGCCGCCCCCCGACCCCTGA
- a CDS encoding serine/threonine-protein kinase, whose translation MDDRVLRRLREVSESPDLSGTRYRLIRRLGRGGMGTVYLVEDQELGREAALKVLTVPDPRGGLTARIRAEARLLARLEHPNIVPVHDLGPLADGSVFYVMKYVRGERLDEWRRKGPTRPEMLRLFQKICEAVAFAHARGVIHRDLKPENVMVGSFGEALVMDWGVAKILASRLDEQVTFAGGAPGNPGGTAEGAILGTPAYMAPEQARGENHRLDERTDVHALGALLYFLLSGRPPFQGSDREETLRQARDGAAPPLRQIDAAIPRDLEAICDRAMARDPAARYRGVGELSADVDRFLDALPVQARPLGLFGKSARFLARNRVLAFLIAAYLLMRVLVLFFARR comes from the coding sequence ATGGACGACCGGGTGCTCCGGCGGCTTCGCGAGGTCTCCGAAAGCCCCGATCTGTCGGGGACGCGCTACCGCCTGATCCGGCGTCTCGGCCGGGGCGGCATGGGGACCGTCTACCTGGTCGAGGACCAGGAGCTGGGAAGAGAGGCGGCCTTGAAGGTTTTGACCGTCCCCGATCCGCGCGGCGGCCTCACTGCCCGGATCCGGGCGGAGGCCCGGCTTCTCGCCCGGCTCGAGCATCCCAACATCGTCCCCGTGCACGACCTCGGCCCGCTCGCCGACGGCAGCGTCTTCTACGTCATGAAGTACGTGCGCGGCGAGAGGCTCGACGAATGGAGACGGAAGGGACCGACCCGCCCCGAGATGCTCCGGCTGTTCCAGAAGATCTGCGAGGCGGTCGCCTTCGCGCACGCCCGGGGCGTCATCCATCGGGATCTGAAGCCCGAGAACGTCATGGTGGGATCGTTCGGAGAGGCCCTCGTGATGGACTGGGGAGTGGCGAAGATCCTCGCGTCCCGGCTCGACGAGCAGGTCACGTTCGCCGGCGGTGCTCCCGGGAATCCGGGCGGGACGGCCGAGGGGGCCATCCTGGGAACGCCCGCCTACATGGCGCCGGAGCAGGCGCGCGGCGAAAACCACCGGCTCGACGAGCGCACCGACGTCCACGCCCTCGGGGCGCTCCTCTATTTCCTTCTCTCCGGACGCCCTCCCTTCCAGGGATCCGATCGGGAGGAGACGCTGCGCCAGGCGCGCGACGGCGCGGCGCCTCCGCTGCGGCAGATTGATGCCGCGATCCCCCGCGACCTGGAAGCGATCTGCGACCGTGCCATGGCCCGGGATCCCGCCGCGCGCTACCGGGGCGTCGGCGAGTTGTCGGCCGACGTCGATCGCTTCCTCGACGCGCTGCCGGTCCAGGCCCGGCCTCTCGGACTCTTCGGGAAGAGCGCCCGCTTTCTGGCGCGGAACCGCGTGCTGGCGTTCCTGATCGCCGCCTACCTCCTGATGCGCGTTCTCGTCCTTTTTTTCGCCCGGCGGTAA
- a CDS encoding DUF1579 family protein, with product MEMPKPQEQHRKLQALSGTWAGEETMYPSPWDPKGGQATGRFQSRIELDGFFLLTDYVQERGGQPSYRGHGVYGYDGKASCYTMHWFDSMGSPCGEPMQGKWQGDSLIFEQAGPMGHSRHTYRLEGDNRFSLLMENSRDGKQWAKFLEAAYRK from the coding sequence ATGGAAATGCCCAAGCCTCAGGAACAGCACCGGAAACTGCAGGCACTGAGCGGGACCTGGGCCGGCGAGGAGACGATGTACCCGTCGCCCTGGGACCCGAAGGGCGGGCAGGCCACCGGACGCTTTCAATCCCGGATCGAGCTGGACGGGTTCTTCCTGCTGACCGACTACGTCCAGGAGCGCGGCGGCCAGCCCAGCTACCGCGGCCACGGCGTCTACGGCTACGACGGGAAGGCGAGCTGCTACACCATGCACTGGTTCGATTCGATGGGCTCGCCCTGCGGCGAGCCGATGCAGGGGAAATGGCAGGGAGACAGCCTGATCTTCGAGCAAGCAGGTCCCATGGGGCACAGCCGGCACACCTACCGGCTCGAAGGCGACAACCGATTCAGCCTGCTGATGGAAAATTCCCGGGACGGGAAGCAGTGGGCGAAGTTCCTCGAGGCCGCCTACCGGAAGTAA
- a CDS encoding dicarboxylate/amino acid:cation symporter yields the protein MREDSHPPGFVRPGPPPSGPPPAAKKKSPLHTRIFYGMIAGMILGIAANLTAGDSPALRSFIDNVTYPAGQIFLRLIFMVVIPLVVSALILGVAELGDVRRLGRVGIKTLAFTVLLSAISVLIGVGLANLVRPGEGLSEASRAGLMEILGRSSAEVQKPPAPKTGLQIFLDLIPQNPLEAMVNAFRGDILAVMVFALFLGIAATLAERRVVEPLLLWLQAVFEVVMKVIDMAMQLAPFGVAALIFTVMARSGLDVLAKLALYVATVLVGLALHQFVTYSVMLKVVVKYPPTLFFARIREVMLTAFSTSSSNATLPTTLRVAEKELGIPREIGGFVLTLGSTLNQNGSALYEGITVLFLAQFFGIHLSLGGQITVVLLSILAGIGTAGVPGGSLPTVMALLVTVGVPAEGIGIILGVDRILDMCRTVLNVTGDITAAAYVAKSEGYALRG from the coding sequence TTGAGAGAGGACTCGCACCCGCCCGGATTCGTGAGACCCGGCCCGCCGCCCTCCGGGCCTCCGCCCGCGGCCAAGAAGAAGTCCCCGCTGCACACCCGGATCTTCTACGGAATGATCGCCGGGATGATCCTCGGGATCGCCGCGAATCTCACGGCCGGCGACAGCCCCGCCCTCCGGAGCTTCATCGACAACGTCACCTATCCCGCCGGCCAGATCTTTCTCCGCCTCATCTTCATGGTCGTCATCCCCCTGGTCGTCTCGGCGCTGATCCTGGGCGTCGCGGAGCTCGGGGACGTCCGCCGCCTCGGGCGCGTCGGCATCAAGACCCTCGCATTCACGGTCCTCCTCAGCGCGATTTCGGTCCTCATCGGCGTCGGCCTGGCGAATCTGGTGCGCCCCGGAGAGGGGCTGTCCGAAGCCTCGCGCGCCGGGCTCATGGAGATCCTGGGGCGCTCTTCCGCCGAGGTTCAAAAGCCGCCGGCCCCCAAGACGGGACTGCAGATCTTCCTGGATCTCATCCCGCAGAATCCCCTCGAGGCGATGGTGAACGCCTTCCGAGGCGACATCCTGGCGGTGATGGTCTTCGCGCTGTTTCTCGGGATCGCCGCGACGCTCGCCGAACGGCGGGTGGTCGAGCCGCTGCTGCTCTGGCTGCAGGCCGTTTTCGAGGTGGTCATGAAGGTGATCGACATGGCCATGCAGCTCGCCCCCTTCGGGGTGGCGGCGCTGATCTTCACCGTCATGGCCCGCTCGGGGCTCGACGTCCTGGCGAAGCTCGCCCTGTACGTCGCGACCGTCCTGGTCGGGCTCGCCTTGCATCAATTCGTCACCTATTCCGTGATGCTCAAGGTCGTAGTGAAGTATCCGCCCACCCTGTTCTTCGCGCGGATCCGGGAGGTGATGCTCACCGCCTTCTCCACCTCTTCCAGCAACGCCACCCTGCCCACGACGCTGCGCGTGGCCGAGAAAGAGCTGGGAATCCCGAGGGAGATCGGCGGCTTCGTCCTGACCTTGGGCTCGACCCTCAACCAGAACGGCAGCGCCTTGTACGAAGGGATCACCGTTCTCTTCCTGGCGCAGTTCTTCGGAATCCACCTGAGCCTGGGCGGCCAGATCACCGTCGTGCTTCTTTCGATACTCGCGGGGATCGGCACGGCCGGCGTGCCGGGCGGCTCGCTGCCGACGGTGATGGCGCTACTGGTGACGGTGGGAGTTCCGGCCGAGGGGATCGGAATCATTCTGGGTGTCGACCGGATCCTGGACATGTGCCGGACGGTCCTGAACGTGACCGGCGACATCACGGCGGCGGCCTACGTGGCCAAGTCGGAAGGGTACGCGCTGCGCGGCTGA
- a CDS encoding tetratricopeptide repeat protein yields the protein MRNGAWGLASVGFFLILSWPPDPAWGGDAPSPDPQPPAVRSLSEADVVRFRKGLKIKDKARAFDQNAARAADAAERGRLEKRAAREFERAIGQFRQAVRLNPSFHQAFAELGYALWKRGDPDSAIKAYERALLLEPTYPQTIAYRAETWLALERLEEAKQDYVRLFLNDPSLAESLLAVMKDWLARHRDAPGKIDPVDVREFSRWVAGREKIARERPAAC from the coding sequence ATGCGCAACGGCGCGTGGGGATTGGCTTCCGTGGGGTTCTTCCTGATCCTCTCCTGGCCGCCCGATCCAGCCTGGGGCGGCGACGCTCCTTCTCCCGACCCGCAACCTCCTGCCGTTCGGTCCCTCTCCGAGGCCGACGTCGTCCGCTTCAGGAAGGGCCTCAAGATCAAGGACAAGGCGCGGGCGTTTGACCAGAACGCCGCCCGGGCCGCCGATGCGGCCGAGCGCGGCCGTCTCGAAAAGAGGGCGGCGCGGGAGTTCGAGCGGGCGATCGGCCAATTCCGGCAGGCTGTCCGCCTGAACCCTTCCTTCCACCAGGCCTTCGCCGAGCTGGGCTACGCTTTGTGGAAGCGCGGCGACCCCGACTCCGCCATCAAGGCCTACGAGCGGGCGCTTCTCCTCGAGCCCACTTATCCGCAGACCATCGCCTACCGGGCCGAGACCTGGCTGGCGCTCGAACGGCTCGAAGAAGCGAAGCAGGATTACGTGCGTCTCTTCCTGAACGACCCGTCGCTGGCCGAGTCGCTCCTCGCGGTCATGAAGGATTGGCTGGCGAGGCACCGGGACGCGCCGGGGAAGATCGATCCCGTGGACGTGAGAGAATTCTCGCGCTGGGTGGCCGGCCGGGAGAAAATCGCCCGGGAGAGGCCCGCCGCCTGCTGA
- a CDS encoding tetratricopeptide repeat protein codes for MPSRRLLFFVGLAVAAAYAGLSFRSLRSPGRFFVVDAPLLGVAPRLVEPGWRFVPRLLARVSEYPSGPVKLRVDLSGDQALKSREGAKVEVEAELAYRVAADRVLDLHRLRGPRYETSWLAGTLRRRTAERVAAVSYDLVRNRDPELAGGVRGALKAAVSKEGLQIDGLRIFQTAGVGEASGTILRVAAAPLRRKVVVIGVDSFDWRIIDPLIAQGRMPNLAQLVARGVRANLRTLRPILSPVIWTSIATGMKPARHGIVDFVVTARDTGELVPVTSAMRQVPALWTLLSRQGIDVTVVAWWATWPAETVRGSIITDRIAFQLFEDARQDDWKSADPAKNRGKTYPPGLMDEVRPLIKAPGEVTDGEVAAFLPRRTLPPSLTPEQKDLLNRFRTVLAAGATYHAVALQRLREAGTPLTMIYYEGPDTTAHLFMKYRPPLLAGTRRADLELFGAIVDRYYELQDRYIGEILAAAGAEADVLLVSDHGFKAGSDRPPDSDSTIEKGQAAEWHAPIGVLAMAGPDVRRGSSLAAASVLDVAPTVLALFGLPAARDMDGQPLTEAFEPAFLERHPVAWIDSYGGARSAPSASTPAASAGDAALIEKLRSLGYIGEDRLTAHNNRGIMAMDEGDVDAAVADFEKALASVGGDAGGMIRANLARAWMKKGDLAQARRYVDQALAEDPRNKSAIVMLAGILSKQGDEAGAERELRRAIALDPTLTLAHSMLGELLQRRGSLDAALAEFRKVVEIAPLSPVEFNSIGNIHRKRGEVDRAMEAYREALRCDAQYVGAYNNLGLCLQEKGRLDEAKALYEKALAIRPENPILRNSLGTLLALQKDKSAAIAEFERAVKADPDWPVAQGNLATLLFETGRFAEARPAFERWIVVEPASVEPRLGIALTDLMLQRREPAVQEFEEVLRLEPGNLRAHIALGETFLKMGSLAQAQTHLERAAALRKDIPQVYKSLGEVYMKRGFKQQAAQAFRHSLSLEPGQDEVRRLLASLGG; via the coding sequence ATGCCCTCCAGGCGGCTCCTATTCTTCGTCGGCCTCGCCGTGGCCGCGGCCTACGCGGGCCTGTCGTTCCGCTCATTACGCTCCCCCGGACGTTTCTTCGTCGTCGATGCGCCCCTTCTCGGAGTCGCGCCGCGGCTCGTCGAGCCTGGATGGCGCTTCGTCCCCCGGCTGCTCGCGCGCGTTTCCGAGTACCCCTCCGGACCCGTCAAGCTCCGCGTCGACCTCAGCGGCGACCAGGCTTTGAAGAGCCGCGAAGGGGCGAAGGTCGAGGTGGAGGCGGAGCTGGCCTACCGGGTGGCCGCCGATCGCGTCCTCGACCTGCACCGCCTCCGGGGGCCGCGTTACGAGACGTCGTGGCTCGCCGGGACGCTCCGAAGGCGGACGGCCGAGCGGGTCGCCGCCGTTTCCTACGACCTGGTGCGCAACCGCGATCCGGAGCTTGCCGGCGGGGTGCGCGGCGCGCTCAAGGCCGCCGTCTCGAAGGAAGGGCTGCAAATCGACGGACTCCGGATCTTCCAGACGGCCGGCGTCGGCGAGGCGTCGGGGACGATCCTGCGGGTCGCCGCCGCGCCGCTGCGGCGCAAGGTGGTGGTCATCGGCGTCGACTCCTTCGACTGGCGGATCATCGATCCGCTGATCGCGCAGGGGAGGATGCCGAACCTGGCGCAGCTGGTGGCGCGCGGAGTCCGCGCCAACCTGCGCACCCTGCGGCCGATTCTCTCGCCGGTGATCTGGACGAGCATCGCGACCGGCATGAAGCCGGCGCGCCACGGTATCGTCGACTTCGTCGTCACGGCGCGCGACACGGGCGAGCTGGTTCCCGTCACCAGCGCGATGCGGCAGGTTCCCGCCCTCTGGACGCTTCTCAGCCGCCAGGGGATCGACGTGACGGTGGTGGCCTGGTGGGCCACCTGGCCCGCGGAGACCGTCCGGGGGAGCATCATCACCGATCGGATCGCCTTCCAGCTCTTCGAGGACGCCAGGCAGGACGATTGGAAGAGCGCCGATCCCGCGAAGAATCGCGGCAAGACCTACCCGCCCGGGCTCATGGACGAAGTGCGCCCGCTCATCAAGGCCCCCGGCGAGGTGACCGACGGCGAGGTCGCCGCGTTCCTCCCGCGACGGACGCTCCCGCCCTCCCTCACCCCGGAGCAGAAAGACCTTCTTAACCGGTTCCGGACCGTCCTGGCGGCGGGCGCGACCTACCATGCCGTCGCGCTGCAGCGCTTACGGGAAGCCGGCACGCCGCTGACGATGATCTACTACGAAGGGCCCGACACCACCGCGCACCTCTTCATGAAGTACCGGCCGCCGCTGCTCGCGGGCACCCGGCGAGCCGACCTGGAGCTGTTCGGCGCGATCGTCGACCGCTACTACGAGCTTCAGGATCGCTACATCGGGGAGATCCTCGCGGCGGCGGGCGCCGAGGCCGACGTCCTCCTCGTCTCCGATCACGGCTTCAAGGCGGGATCCGACCGTCCTCCCGACTCCGACTCGACGATCGAGAAAGGACAGGCCGCCGAGTGGCACGCTCCGATCGGCGTTCTCGCCATGGCCGGTCCCGACGTTCGCCGCGGGTCGTCGCTGGCGGCCGCGTCGGTGCTGGACGTGGCCCCGACCGTCCTCGCCCTGTTCGGCCTGCCGGCGGCGCGCGACATGGACGGCCAGCCCCTCACCGAGGCTTTCGAGCCGGCGTTTCTCGAACGGCATCCGGTGGCCTGGATCGATTCCTACGGCGGCGCTCGGAGCGCTCCTTCCGCCTCCACGCCCGCCGCTTCGGCGGGCGACGCCGCGCTGATCGAGAAGCTCCGGTCGCTGGGCTACATCGGCGAGGACCGTCTCACCGCCCACAACAACCGCGGCATCATGGCCATGGACGAGGGCGACGTCGACGCCGCCGTGGCCGATTTCGAGAAAGCGCTCGCCTCCGTCGGCGGCGACGCCGGGGGGATGATCCGCGCGAATCTGGCGCGGGCCTGGATGAAGAAGGGGGATCTGGCGCAAGCGCGCCGCTACGTCGATCAGGCCCTTGCCGAAGACCCGCGCAACAAATCGGCGATCGTGATGCTCGCCGGCATCCTCTCGAAGCAGGGGGACGAGGCGGGGGCGGAGCGGGAGCTGCGCCGGGCGATCGCGCTCGACCCGACGCTGACGCTGGCCCATTCGATGCTCGGCGAGCTCCTCCAGCGGCGCGGCAGCCTCGACGCCGCGCTCGCCGAGTTCCGCAAGGTCGTCGAGATCGCGCCGCTGAGTCCCGTGGAATTCAACAGCATCGGCAACATCCATCGAAAGCGCGGCGAGGTGGATCGGGCGATGGAGGCCTACCGCGAGGCGCTGCGCTGCGACGCCCAGTACGTCGGGGCGTACAACAACCTGGGGCTCTGCCTGCAGGAGAAGGGCCGGCTCGACGAGGCGAAGGCGCTCTACGAGAAAGCGCTCGCGATCCGCCCCGAGAATCCGATCCTGCGCAACAGCCTCGGAACGCTCCTGGCGCTCCAGAAGGACAAGAGCGCGGCGATCGCCGAGTTCGAGCGGGCCGTGAAGGCCGATCCGGACTGGCCCGTGGCGCAGGGGAACCTGGCGACGCTCCTGTTCGAGACGGGGAGATTCGCCGAGGCGCGCCCCGCCTTCGAGCGCTGGATCGTGGTCGAGCCCGCCTCCGTCGAGCCGCGCCTCGGGATCGCCCTGACCGACCTGATGCTTCAGAGGCGGGAGCCGGCGGTGCAGGAGTTCGAGGAGGTTCTCCGGCTCGAGCCCGGGAATCTCCGCGCCCACATCGCCCTCGGCGAGACGTTCCTCAAGATGGGGAGCCTGGCGCAGGCGCAGACCCATCTGGAGCGCGCCGCCGCCCTCCGGAAGGACATTCCCCAGGTCTACAAGTCTCTCGGCGAGGTTTATATGAAGCGCGGATTCAAGCAGCAAGCGGCCCAGGCGTTCCGCCACTCCCTGAGCCTCGAGCCCGGCCAGGACGAGGTGCGCCGGCTCCTCGCGAGCCTGGGGGGGTGA
- a CDS encoding tetratricopeptide repeat protein — MMIKISRRLVLSAAVLAALPSVVQASGGSSMPPPSPGPGSSFPSTPRKPPAEEAIDHYNAGVRMRDRAVALQKEAAQAADEKERAKLEKKAMKEFDRAIGEFREAAQKNPLFYQASSDLGFCLRKTGDYPAALEAYDRAISLAQNYAPAIEYRAEAYLGLDRTEEAKQAYLQLFASDRARADELMAAMKAWVEKHSAAPGPVAPDAVKEFSSWVQQREEIATQTPSVSQLQERKW, encoded by the coding sequence ATGATGATCAAGATCTCCCGTCGGCTCGTCCTTTCCGCGGCGGTCCTGGCAGCGCTCCCCTCCGTCGTGCAGGCCTCGGGAGGCTCGTCGATGCCGCCCCCGTCCCCCGGCCCCGGGTCGTCCTTTCCGTCGACTCCCCGGAAGCCCCCGGCGGAGGAAGCGATCGATCACTACAACGCCGGAGTCCGGATGCGCGACCGCGCCGTCGCCCTCCAGAAGGAAGCCGCCCAGGCGGCCGACGAGAAGGAGCGCGCCAAGCTCGAGAAGAAGGCGATGAAGGAATTCGACCGGGCGATCGGAGAATTCCGCGAAGCGGCGCAGAAGAACCCGCTGTTCTACCAGGCCAGCAGCGACCTGGGCTTCTGCCTGCGGAAGACGGGCGATTACCCCGCCGCCCTGGAGGCGTACGATCGCGCCATCTCGCTCGCGCAGAACTACGCCCCGGCGATCGAGTACCGGGCCGAGGCCTATCTGGGGCTCGATCGCACCGAGGAGGCGAAGCAGGCCTACCTCCAGCTCTTCGCCAGCGACCGGGCGCGGGCGGACGAGCTGATGGCGGCGATGAAGGCGTGGGTGGAGAAGCACAGCGCCGCTCCCGGCCCGGTGGCGCCCGACGCCGTGAAGGAATTCTCGAGCTGGGTGCAGCAGCGCGAGGAGATCGCCACGCAGACTCCGAGCGTCTCACAGCTCCAAGAACGGAAGTGGTAG